Proteins co-encoded in one Corynebacterium lujinxingii genomic window:
- a CDS encoding metal-dependent transcriptional regulator, with protein sequence MRDLVDTTEMYLRTVYELEEEGITPLRARIAERLEQSGPTVSQTVARMERDGLIVVEHDRSLSLTEAGRERATAVMRKHRLAERLLTDVLKLDLEQVHDEACRWEHVMSEEVERRLVAVLDNPTRSPFGNPIPALDALGATEEEAEESGTRATDLRLTEPAQARVVQISEILQVPLDSGKTFAGIGHLVGETVTLTPLEDGALEISTANRETAVLPAEVAHALRVEPEK encoded by the coding sequence GTGCGCGACCTCGTCGACACCACCGAGATGTACCTGCGGACGGTCTACGAGCTCGAAGAAGAAGGCATTACCCCGCTGCGCGCTCGCATCGCCGAGCGCCTGGAGCAGTCCGGCCCCACTGTCTCGCAGACTGTCGCCCGCATGGAACGCGACGGGCTCATTGTGGTCGAGCACGACCGCTCCCTGTCGCTGACCGAGGCCGGACGCGAGCGCGCCACTGCCGTCATGCGCAAGCACCGTCTCGCCGAGCGGCTGCTTACCGACGTGCTCAAGCTCGACCTCGAGCAAGTCCACGACGAGGCATGCCGCTGGGAGCACGTGATGAGCGAGGAGGTGGAGCGGCGCTTGGTGGCAGTGCTGGATAACCCCACCCGCTCCCCCTTCGGTAACCCGATCCCGGCGCTCGACGCGTTGGGCGCCACCGAAGAAGAAGCCGAGGAGTCTGGCACGCGGGCAACAGACTTGCGGCTGACTGAACCCGCTCAAGCCCGGGTGGTGCAGATCTCCGAAATCCTGCAGGTGCCGCTCGACAGCGGCAAGACATTCGCGGGTATCGGTCACCTAGTGGGCGAGACCGTAACCCTTACCCCGCTCGAGGACGGCGCGTTAGAGATCAGTACTGCGAACCGGGAAACGGCCGTCTTGCCCGCCGAAGTCGCCCACGCACTGCGTGTGGAGCCC